One genomic window of Glycine soja cultivar W05 chromosome 9, ASM419377v2, whole genome shotgun sequence includes the following:
- the LOC114368217 gene encoding uncharacterized protein LOC114368217, whose translation MACPEGQIVAFDTYTLVEEDEYWWENTCQCLEVEGQDVTWDVFKRVFLEKYFPEDVRNKKEMEFLELKQRNMTVVEYTSKFEELVRYFPHYQGRNGESSKCVKFLNDLRPEVKQAVNYQGVHQFPLLLTCAGFGMKTPEAGRPIIGV comes from the coding sequence ATGGCATGTCCGGAGGGGCAAATAGTTGCTTTTGATACATATACTCTggtggaagaagatgagtattgGTGGGAGAATACTTGCCAATGCCTAGAGGTTGAAGGTCAAGATGTGACTTGGGATGTCTTCAAGAGGGTATTTTTGGAGAAATACTTTCCTGAGGATGTTAGGAACAAGAAGGAGATGGAGTTCTTAGAGCTCAAGCAGAGAAACATGACTGTGGTTGAATATACATCCAAGTTTGAGGAGCTGGTGAGGTACTTTCCCCATTATCAAGGGAGAAATGGTGAAAGTTCCAAATGTGTGAAGTTTTTGAACGACTTGCGACCTGAAGTGAAGCAAGCTGTGAATTACCAAGGTGTTCATCAGTTCCCACTCTTGTTAACATGTGCCGGATTTGGGATGAAGACTCCCGAGGCAGGGCGACCTATTATAGGAGTATAG
- the LOC114368218 gene encoding uncharacterized protein LOC114368218, giving the protein MKNKKNGPQHRGKWYSTPPKQYGNCPNNQRTVAVGFAAGSGSKPNTFPTQVTCYKCGMPRYISSNCVDKDVTYFNYRQKGYIQRDCPYPKKEQNDGGLNDQTGHPKATGRVFTLNDAKASKSKDLIQGKCFINGIPLLVLFNSNATHSFISCS; this is encoded by the coding sequence atgaagaacaaaaagaatggaCCTCAACATCGGGGAAAATGGTACTCGACCCCTCCTAAGCAATATGGTAACTGCCCCAACAATCAGAGGACCGTTGCTGTGGGGTTTGCGGCTGGTAGTGGTAGCAAACCCAATACTTTCCCCACTCAGGTCACTTGTTACAAATGTGGTATGCCAAGGTACATCTCCTCAAATTGTGTTGATAAAGACGTGACCTATTTTAATTATAGACAAAAGGGGTATATTCAGAGAGATTGTCCATATCCCAAGAAGGAGCAAAATGATGGGGGCCTGAATGACCAAACTGGACATCCGAAGGCCACAGGAAGAGTCTTTACCCTTAACGATGCTAAAGCTTCAAAATCGAAAGATCTAATCCAAGGTAAATGTTTCATAAATGGGATTCCGTTACTTGTACTATTCAATTCCAATGCAACCCATTCTTTTATATCCTGTTCATGA